A portion of the Vicingus serpentipes genome contains these proteins:
- a CDS encoding DUF3467 domain-containing protein gives MNQDNNENKLNIELGEEIAEGIYSNLAIISHSNSEFVIDFIKIMPGMPKAKVKSRILMTPEHAKRLLSALQDNINKYEANHGKVKDIEAQGIPLSFGGPTGEA, from the coding sequence ATGAATCAAGATAATAACGAAAACAAGTTAAACATTGAATTAGGAGAAGAAATTGCCGAAGGTATTTATTCTAACCTTGCTATTATTAGTCATTCTAATTCGGAGTTTGTAATAGATTTTATAAAAATTATGCCTGGAATGCCAAAAGCAAAAGTAAAATCTAGAATTTTAATGACTCCAGAACATGCTAAACGTTTACTGAGTGCTTTACAAGATAATATCAATAAATATGAAGCAAATCATGGTAAAGTTAAAGACATCGAAGCTCAAGGTATTCCTTTGAGTTTTGGAGGGCCAACAGGAGAAGCATAA